From the Terriglobales bacterium genome, the window GTGGGCGCGCACGAAGTGCTGGTGGAAAATCCCCGGCACGACCGCCAGCTCTGGCAGGCCTCCGACGCCGAATTGGCGCAGTTCTTCAAGCTGGCCGCCCAGCGCATCCAGGACCTCAAGCGCGACCGCCGCTTCAAGTACGTCACCATCCTCAAGAACCACGGCGCCTTTTCCGGGCAGGAGATCGAGCACCCGGTCTGCGAGCTGACCGCCACCACCTTCGTGCCCCGGCGCGTGCTCTACGAATTGCGCGCCGCCAAGCAGTACTACGAGCAGAAGGAGCGCTGCGTCTTCTGCGACATCCTGGCCCAGGAGGAGCGCGAGGGCACGCGCATCGTGGAGCACCGCGGCGACTTCGTGGCTTGCTGTCCTTACGCACCGCGCGTCCCCTTCGAGACCTGGATCGTGCCCCGCGTCCACGACGCCGCTTTCGAGCACACCGTGCTGGTGAAGTCGGGTTCGCTGAGCGATCTGGCCGCGCTGCTGCGCCGCACCCTCATCCGCATCCGCTCCCTCACCGACAGCTTCCACCTGGTGCTGCACACCGCGCCCAATTCCATGCATCGCTCCGAGGTGCTGGAGTACTGGAAGACCATCGACGACGACTACCACTGGCACATCGAGATCCTGCCCATCCTGGCCAGCAAGGCCAAGTCCTACACCTTCAAAGAGGTGTACTTCACCCCGGTGAGTTCGGAAACGGCGGCGGCGCGGCTGCGCGAGGCGCCGGCGGAATGAGAGAGGAAGCGTGACCGTCCGCCGCATGAAGACCTATACCGGCGAGATGGGCTTCGTCTATCAGTACTACTTCGTGGGCAAGCGGGCGGCCCTGCCCGGCGACCTCGACGCTCCCGCCACCGAGTTCATCTTCGACGTCACCGCGGACCGCAAGACCATGGTCTCCAGCAGCATCCTGGTGAAGCCGGAGGCGCTGCGCGCCTGGGCCCAGGCCCACGGCCGCGAACTCACCGAGGCCGAGCAGTATGCAGTGGCCAAGATGCGCCTCTTCCGCGCCTTCGACCAGGCGGCGGACTTTCAGCAAGAGGGCCGGCGCCTGCGCGTGGACGCCGCCGACATCGAGGGCCTGCTCGAGGGGCTGGGCCTATAGGCCGACCCCCTCCCTGTGACGCTCGTCACAAGCCGGGTGTGCGCCGTCCTTGTTAGAATTGCGGCGGGATGATGTCGCTGCTCTGGCTCCGGGTGGCCCTGATCTTCTACGGCGTGGGGCTGGCCTACGCCCTGCTGGCGCTCTCGCGCCGCGGCGAGTGGCTGGCCCGCATCGTCGTCCCCTGCATCGGCCTGGGCTTCTCCTTCCACCTGGTTTCCCTGGTAGAGGACGCCGCCGGCGCCGGTCACCTGCTGGGCTCCGTCCATCGCGCCGAGTCCTTGCTGGCCTTCCTCATCCTGGCTGTCTTCCTGCTCTTCTACTCCGGCTACCGCACCCTGGCGCCGGGCATGTTCGTCTTTCCCATGGTCTTCGTGCTGGCGCTGACCGCCGCCATCGGCCAGGACCCGCCCCAGTTCTCCTCGCCCCTGCTGCGCAGCGGCTGGATCATCCTGCACGTCGCCCTGGTCTTCGCCGGCTACGGCGCGCTCTTCTTCAGCTTTGCCGCCAGCGTGATCTACATCCTGCAGGAGCACAGTCTGAAGGCCAAGCGACCGCTGGGCATCCTGGAGCGCCTGCCCGCCCTCGACACCATGGACAAGCTCGGCTATCGCTCCCTGGTGCTGGGCTTCCCCTTCATGACCCTGGGGCTGATCGCGGGGGCGGTGATCGCGCAGGCCCGCTTCGGTC encodes:
- a CDS encoding DUF4931 domain-containing protein — protein: MELRKDPITRSWVITGDDFESARREEGACPYCPEAKSAPQVVSTMPSVDGGPWSARAVVHPMALYRVEGEPQRRGEGIYDRMRTVGAHEVLVENPRHDRQLWQASDAELAQFFKLAAQRIQDLKRDRRFKYVTILKNHGAFSGQEIEHPVCELTATTFVPRRVLYELRAAKQYYEQKERCVFCDILAQEEREGTRIVEHRGDFVACCPYAPRVPFETWIVPRVHDAAFEHTVLVKSGSLSDLAALLRRTLIRIRSLTDSFHLVLHTAPNSMHRSEVLEYWKTIDDDYHWHIEILPILASKAKSYTFKEVYFTPVSSETAAARLREAPAE
- the ccsA gene encoding cytochrome c biogenesis protein CcsA; amino-acid sequence: MMSLLWLRVALIFYGVGLAYALLALSRRGEWLARIVVPCIGLGFSFHLVSLVEDAAGAGHLLGSVHRAESLLAFLILAVFLLFYSGYRTLAPGMFVFPMVFVLALTAAIGQDPPQFSSPLLRSGWIILHVALVFAGYGALFFSFAASVIYILQEHSLKAKRPLGILERLPALDTMDKLGYRSLVLGFPFMTLGLIAGAVIAQARFGPAYFHDPKIVLSLLMWAVYVVLLYSRWHAGWRGRRAAYLVSVIFVVALGAWAANYFSSVHSFIAQ